The genomic stretch TGCATTGTTCATGTGGACTACTGGCATCAGTTAGTGATGTATATTTTACCAATTGTGTCTGGCAGGATCGGTCTCGACctgttaaacggcaagcccagaGACAACCGCCAGGCCGGTGTGTATGAGCCCACCATGGTCAAGACAAAGAGTCTTAAATTCGCCACGGAAGCGGCCATCACAATCCTGCgtattgatgacctcatcaaactgtTCCCTGAGCAGAAGGAGGGCGGCCAGTCGTACAGAGATGCTGTGCAGTCTGGATCTCTGGAGGGTTAAAGCTGACAGGTCAATCTTGTTCATACATTTATGGTCGCTTCAATGTAAGCTTCGCACTTTGCCTGTTTACTGTCTCTCCCCTACCCCCACTTAATAAAACTCCTTGACTGCTTTAAGTTGTATTGCTTCATTTCAGGCTATTTACTCCTGTAAATAGTACAGTAAAGGCAGTCATAACTGCATGGCACACGAATCAATGAGGAATGTCTTGATTTTTAAAGGTAAGAACAgactgtaaaatatttttttagtgtaAGTACCGGTAAGCACTGGATGGATATTTGATGCAGGTCCTCTTTTAAAACGACCATGtcttcaaatgcagagagtagcaGACATCTATCTATACGACTGTTTGACAAATGCATTAAGTCACAGTTGAGTAGTGCACAGTGAGAAAAACAAGGTCACTGTTGTCAGGCAGATAAACGTAGCAATCGTTGGCACACCTCAGGTGCAAATAATTGAAATGACTGATTAAAGATCTGTCAGACCCTTTCCACACACATGGCGATGCCCATCCCTCCTCCGATGCACAGGGACGCCACTCCCTTCCTGCCCCCTGTCCTCTGCAGGGTGTGAAGAAGTGTCACCAGCACTCTGCAGCCAGACATCCCCACAGGGTGACCCAGTGAGATGGCACCCCCGTTTACATTAACCTAAAACAGAAATACATGTTAAAATAATATGTGGACTTTTACACTGTCAGCTTTTACCTTTTCTTCTTTTAGTCCAAGTTCCTTAACCACAGCAATGGACTGGGCAGCGAAGGCCTCGTTGATCTCAAACAGATCGACTTGGTCTAAATGCCATCCTGCTTTCTCAGTCTATCAGAACAAGTTTGAAGAATGTTGTGATCCAAACACATTTGCTGTTTTGTAGTGCAACAAAAATCTCACCGCTTTCCTGATGGCAGGTATCGGTGCAGTTCCCATGATGGCTGGATCAATACCAGCTTGGGCCCACGACACAATCCTGGCCATGGGTGTTATGCCTCTCTTCGAAGCTTCTGATAGACTCATGAGCACGGTGGCGGCTGCTCCATCGTTAATACCTAAGTATTACAACGTGTTAAATCAAAACATAATACACTACATTCTTTCAAGACCTCTTTTGGCCCTAATCACTCCCATTATAATTTCTATTTTTAAAGACTCATCCTGGTATTTTACTATGCTTTCTTCCCATGACAACGGAATTAATCCACCTAATTCTTGTcaattttttctttccatgatggcaggtgaggccccgcctcacctgccatcatggaaagaaaaaaaatgtaaaaagaaaaaataataattaaattgttatatgtatgcagtgataatactataaagttattttccatttaacttcaccagttttagattatttttattcaaaatcgctgaattttcacatttgccgttcaaatactgagaagagacggtgcggtgaacagcagccagttgaggcacgtcactcagtgcctcaacatggacggactcggctaactactggcctgctgtgcagtgagactgtattgctatatgaactatattatacatttccatagtttagttagctgaggtatataatgtacagtgtattttgtcaacaactgtatgtgtgtaacgtatttcttgtgctgagcgatcataaaacggctacaAAAGACGCACTgcctgaggctccagtagccccgcctcctgcacccccgccgtagaattgttatatcaactaaagcccacacttaaactttccacgtgcaagattgaatctattttaaaaagttatttcataagaagccaaaaagtgcaaaaacaataatgttcgtgttggaggagttgtgaatgactgcagggccacaacattaggtacacctgcatactgcaggtgtatctaattcacaactcctccaacatgaacattattgtttttgcactttttggcttcttattaaataacttttataacctattttttatgggctttcctatttgtgatgttaagttcctgttatgctttgttatacagtatatgccttgagctcttattttgaaggcgccaagagcggaagtgatgacatgttgtagtggagcggaggtttttgaaagaaggtaaataaagtggtcctcgtgtaaactggagcctccgtgtttgttattttgtagtttcatacagtataggcgacatttataaaccctcggttacacttttttaaatagattcaatcttgcacgtggaaagtttaagtgaaggctttagttgatataacacacccgtcaggggcttcattaatccagcacaacagcggcgaatggactttatttataaaaaaaaaaaggtaagaccataataacgtttttttattaaatgtgctttttttgtgtgctacggtttgtatgtgtaaagttaaagttaagttaaagtaccaatgattgccacacacacactaggtgtaatgaaatttgtcctctgcatttgacccatcccttgatcaccccctgggaggtgaggggagcaggcggcgccgcgcccgggaataatttttggtgatttaacccccaattccaacccttgatgctgagtgccaagcagggaaaaatgctggtatgagcttttaaacataacccgttaactgctgccaatcaaatggtgaataagatactctttagggttcatatgtttgtaaatctgactgtgatgaagtcagtgcctcaccagccatgaacctcaccgcacgtcactggtatatatatatgtatatatatatatatatataatatatatatatatatatataatatatatatacatatatatatatatacatatatatatatatacatatatatatatatatatacatatatatatatacatatacatatatatacatatatatatatatacatatatatatatatatacatatatatatatatatatatacatatatatatatatatatacatatatatatatatatacatatatatatacatatatatatatacatatatatatatatatatacatatatatatatatatatatacatacatacatatatatatacatatatatatatatatatacatatatatatatacatatatatatatatatacatatatatacatatatatatatatatacatatatatatatatatacacatacatatatatatatatacatatatatatatatacatatatatatacatatgtatatatatacacatgtatatatatacatatgtatatatatatatacatacgtacgtatgtatatatatatatatatatatatatacatacgtatgtatgtacatatatatatacatatgtacatatatatatatgtatgtatatatatatatacatatatatgtatatatatgtacatatatatgtgtatatatatgtatatatatatatgtatatatatatatacatatatatgtatatatatatatacatatatatatgtatatatatatatacatatatatgtatatatatatatatatatacacatgagatgaaatagtcttgtgattttttttccccacacacacatacatatatatatacatatatatatatatatatatacatatatatatatatatatacacatatatatatatatatatacatacgtatgtattagagatgcgcggataggcaattatttcatccgcaaccgcatcagaaagtcgtcaaccatccgcaatccacccgatctaacatttgatcagaaccgcatccgcccgcatccgcccgcatccgcccgttgttatatatctaatatagacgatgcaaggcattagtgaggttataaagcttttgcctgttaaagaaaggagactgatccaatgcagcagagacattcgcgtgccacgctgtcacgacccagacgcacaccagtgcgcaatcatatgggagccgcgctgagcgcacctccaagcgcgtctcgctgcaggcgacggccgggtatatgggcccgacgctccagcgccatccattttcagggctagttgattcggcaggtgggttgttacacactccttagcgggttccaacttccatggccaccgtcctagctgctgtctatcaaccagggtgagccccacccctttcgtgagcgcactgcgcgcggagttacccctgttacgcgcccccggcaacaggtgtggcgggcaggtaagctgcgcggccggagcgcgcggagtgacccctgttacgagcccccggccacgggggtggcgggcaggtaagctgcttacctgctgcgcgtgacgccggccgcggcgaaggcggacgaggcagggtgtcggtgctgtgggcgcggtggtgaccctggacgtgtgtcgggcccttctcgcggatcgcctcagctacggctcccggtggggccctctcgggggaaggggcctcggtcccggaccccggcgaggcgtcacttctccgctccgtaaaagtgtccatctcttttttttttttttcttctgttgtggcatatgcagcaggtgcctgctcatttttcgtatgtgggtaacaacatttaactatgtatatatatttccgaattggtttaactgccacccgcctgaatctatttaaaatctaattttttttaaccacccgacccgacccgacctgcggataaaatctaatttttttaaatttcatccgcccgatccgcggataatccgcggactccgcggttgtgcccgcaaaccgcgcatctctagtatgtatgtatatatatatatatatatatacatacgtatgtatgtatatatatatatatatacatatgtacatatatatatacatatgtgtatatatatgtatatatatatatatatttatatatatatatatacatatatatatatgtatatatgtatatatatatatacatgtgtatatatatatatatatatatatatatatatatatacatatacacatgtgtgggaaaaaaaatcacaagactatttcatctctacaggcctgtttcatgagggggggttccctcaatcatcaggagatttccaatccaatccaatctcctgatgattgagggaaccccccctcatgaaacaggcctgtagagatgaaatagtcttgtgatttttttccccacacatacatatatgtatatatatatatatatatatatatatacgtatatatatatatatatatatatatatacgtatatatatacacacgtatatatatatatatatatatatatatatatatatatatatatatgtgtgtgtgtgtgtatatatacgtaggcAAAAAAGGTTGGGACATTAAAATGATTTCCtcacctgaggcgttcccagaggTGACGGTGCCACTGCTGTCCTTGATGAAACACGACTTGAGCTTGGACATGCTCTCAAGGTTGCTACCATGGCGAGGAAACTCATCCACCGTCACTTCCACCGGACCTAAAGAGGGAAGGAAAAGAAAATTATCGATAACCACAATGTATGCCACCAGGTATCTTTTGGATTTTTTTGTGGGCAAAAATATAATGAATGTGATCGCTCTTCCAGCCAGTTAATATTAACAGCCACcgtaaataatataaatgaatgaCAGAAATTAATCCACTACAAGCTCCAGAAGTGCCCCACTACTGAGGAGCAGTGGAAGTGTGTACCTTTCCGAGACGGAACCACCACTGGAACAATCTCTTGCTGGAAGTATCCTGCTTTCTGTGCAGCCTCTGCTTTGTTCTGCGAGCCCAGAGCAAACATGTCCTGCGCCTCTCGACTGATGCCCCACTGCTTGGCCACATTTTCCGctgaggaaaataaataaatcattgaaAGGTTTAATGACTTCCATGTTTCATCACAACAATCGCACACCTGTGATGCCCATGTGGTAGCCGTGGAAGGCGTCCGTCAGGGCGTCGGCCACCATGGAGTCCTGGAGGGTGGCGTTGCCCATTCTTACTCCTGCTCTCATGTGCAGCGTGTGAGGAGCCTGAGAAGAAATACTTTATTTTACATTGAAATCAAGAATTATTTAATTTACATTAGTACCCTTTATCTATAAATATAGTGTTTTGCCTCAGATATACCAAACAAGTTACATTAAGGGCAtgcatattttaaaaaattatattaatgagtaaaaatagcacaggttcaacagaacagttcaaaaaaaaaatcctggtcttgttgctaggcagaattcaagGAGAACAAGAATGTTTACGTCTATAAAAAATATTGTTACAGACTTAAGACCAATTAGCGTGCATTTGTATTCATTTTGCATATGACAGCATAGATGCTATtcattagaggtgggaatctttaagGCACCTCACAATTcggttcaatatttttttttaaatataatttataataaaaccttttcaaaacagattgcgggttacaaaagctcctcacgCTGCTGAAGTACATACGACTTATACGTTCAGCGTTGGCCTAAAAAGCGTCTTtacaaaaatatttgtaaaatgttatttacaaaattcacagaatgttaatctaaTAAAAGATTATACAGCAACTCCAACCCAAAcccagctttacaatacttagAAATTGAGAGCAGTTAAGACAgggcaaagtgtggcccgggggccatttacgACCTGcagccagagccggcccaaggcctaagcgtactaagcgcttgcttagggccccgcagccaccagggggcccccaaaagcaattaacaaaaaaaattgtatttttattttttgcatgtacgagtctgactgatgatttctaaatgatcaaagatatattattgtacaaaaacacaattttaggtcaacatttttgcacattgctgtttcaggtttttgttaccaaaaataataaagtgaatcagaatcagctttattgtccagttatgtttaacacacatggaatttaacttcagtagactgcgctctctttgtacaaagtaaacattaaatatgaacaattaactaaaaatataaactagtaattaaagactaatatgtacaagactgatgagacaagatgacacttttactgtaaatacaaagctttatcacttggactgttcaaccccaggccactcttgtagctgaatgttttctacattttaagattaggaaccatatgtggcactctggacatcattcgttcattcattggtattatttatgttcttaactgggccacccccatatctttataaatgacatgtcatttgtaaagacatgccaggctgacaataggatcatgtaaacaacactgccagagccgcaatgagtttatatattatttatatattattggcagaaatagagggccccaaaatcaaattttgcttagggccccatggaggcttgggccggcactgcctgCAGCTAATGTTTTACCGGCCCGCAGTCATTCTAAAATCATTCTAAAAAtagtaaacaatttttttttttaattataaagtggaataaaagagcaaatagaTGAAAtgcaacgagaaaaagttgcattgttgactctaataaaaccatttttttatagtttttataaaaaattaaaaaaaaaaatcaaaatcaacgttgctatgaattattgaatgttttaagggcaaaaaggacataaatacaacaaacaaaaacatgaaaaatatgaaaattattcAAAAAATTACATACTAATTATatattaataatccatccatccattttctaccgcttattccctttggggtcgcggggggcgctggagcctatctcagctacaatcgggcggaaggcggggtacaccctggacaagtcgccacctcatcgcagggccaacacagatagacagacaacattcacactcacatccacacactagggccaattttagtgttgccaatcaacttatccccaggtgcatgtctttggaggtgggaggaagccggagtacccggagggaacccacgcagtcacggggagaacatgcaaactccacacagaaagatcccgagcccgggattgaacccaagactactcaggaccttcgtattgtgaggcagatgcactaacccctctgccaccgtgaagccctatattaataataattatactaaTTATTATAttgattgttattataaatatactAAACTAATTACACTACATATTATCTGAAGCTAatatagagatttaagtgttgaatgtaaaaaataaataaaataaaagcatgacctttttatgagtgggacacttttggatccccaagaattttagtggaattAAAAAACACCTGCCTTTGCTGAaaacagggtttcccgcagcgctttgttgttaaggcggccgccttaacaacaaagagccactgcCTAacctaaagtcttaacaagctgctccgcttagttctgcctccgcctctgtcagtacgtctctgcagcacccagcattgtcccacccacagaactatctgattggttacacgcagagcggtaacagccaatcagcagtgcatattcagagcgcatgtagtcagtgctcaggcaggcagagaggagagatggtgtttagcaggtgagcataatgcagcgtactctccccaaattataataaacacttccaagtcaactactagtaacatcactatgagcccgttgacgttctagaaacataagcggcagctcagcttgctcgcagtccttgaggtgaaggctaattagcttttagcgtaacgttagctcattttgcattgtgcgtgcgtgcgtgcgtgtgtgttacggacagcaaagccctgtctgcctgagagaaagacaagcattattgacctacagttaacaaccaagttatttcactttacctttttctgtgttgactgagctgtgttgaagcagcaaaaaggacattatgttaaatgaagagtttatgtctctgatataataatgtaactgcatcataaagcctacattaataactccatggtgttcagggatgaatagtctctcctattgctattgtactattttttcagctatagttacattaatcattagtaatgtagcagcctagttttgaatggcagggtccctgctatcacatgttgataaaaatataacatttacataataaaaatcaactacaggcttcccaaatgctgtaataaattatgcatgatgagttgagcatatgtcagcacgtggccccacttttaactctttttttcaaacgcttattacaaatgcttacttacagtaagtcattaatttactttgtaagtcattatattgtcattattttgactgagTAAGTCATAATGAtggcatacttagtatctcaggtaactaggactgttttgtttttactttacggaaaaaatatcgagatatagatgatatatcgccattcagcaaatggagcagaaaacacaaccaaaaattttaGGCTTCTTCACACGACGAAGCCTGCCTACTTCaacacagtctgtagtctattgccccccccaggctgtggtggcagcgacgaggtggagacgtgatggcgacaggccgagtaaCACcaatccttacacccacccacccccttccccggtcTGTCCGCCGGACAGACACCCCCTTAACTAACAAATTTTCTGAGGTAAacactgtttaaaaaataataattacaataataacacattttgctatgaattattgacctatttagtgatccaattacttcacatcaaatattccactttaaaaaccttttggaaaaatattgtatattttgtatttttccccctaaaaatagggttttgacaaaaagctcataaaatgtaaaaaaaaatgtatatatatatatatatatatatatatatatatatatatatatatatatatatatatatatccatccatccatccattttctaccgcttattccctttggggtcacggggggcgctggaacctatctcagctacaatcgggcggaaggcggggtacaccctggacaagtcgccacctcatcgcagggccaacacagacaacttcaggggaatatatatatatatatatatatatatatatatatatatatatatatatatatattattatattatttaagagcttaataaaaaaaattatatatgacttatttttaaccttttttaagACTGAAACCCTTCTGGGTCCCTAGGACCTAACTTGAGGGAGCcccaaaggttaaaaaaaaaaagtgtatattgtagtggtattgaaaaagaaaaaatatcaaaatgtatgctttgatttttcagtgtgcggccctcagtggaaaaagtttggacacccctgagttacGACATACAAGACTTATTAAATATAAcactaaagaaggaaaaaaattaataagagcaacagtatcaataaaagtttaatcccaaaaaattaaattttttattatttttatcaatTGTCTAAAATTATTGAAACGATTTAGGATCGGAATAAATAAAAAGCACGATTTGATTGTGAAAGAGCCCACCTACTATTCACAGAAGAGGAACCAGCGCCCTCTAGTGGCTATTTCGCAGTACACACGGAAAGATGACGGCAGCACTAAAGGTGCTTTTTGAGCACTGCTCAATGCCACCAAGTTTAAATGTGATCATCTTTATATTTATATgctcatatttaatatttgttagcATTAACACATTTGCCAAAGTTTTTTGGGGCCACTTAAttaattatttgcttctttgtCACTCTTTctcctagggttgtacggtaataATATAGTACTGCaaaactaatgaatcatattcggtactataccgcctctaaaaatgtatgtttataaactcaggaaatatgtccctggacacatgaggactttgaatatgaccaatgtatgatcctgtaactacttggtatcggattgatacccaaatttgtggtatcatccaaaactaatgtcaatcacgattgattgatgattacattttaacagaagtgtagatagaacatgttaaaagagaaaggaaataaatagtaaatgaataagtagattaatgATTCATTTTAtaacacttgtccttaataatgttgacaaaataattgaatgataaatgacacttttactgcataagtcagcagctaaattattatttgtttacttactaataaaaaaaaagttgtcttgtatgttcactattttatttaaggacaaacttgcaataagaaacaaatgtttaatgtgctgtaagattttttgttaaaataaagccaatattgcaattttttgtggtcccctttatttagaaaagtatcaaagtaccgaaaagcatcaaaatatattttggtaccggtaccaaactattggtactgggacaacactagtttcaaCAATATATCAATTTATGATATATTACTtctaacatttataaaatatattcATAAAATATCTGAGGTTTCATAACATCATCATATTTTCTATATTGTAATGAATTGCCCTCAAAAGAGAAATGTCAGGCGGTCTTACCCTGCTCATACTTTCCATGCCGCCCGCCACCACCACAGTGGACTCCCCAGTCTGGATGGACTGGGCCGCCAGACAAACCGCTTTCAGCCCGGAGCCACACACCATCTGGCAACTCCACGCTGGCACCGAATAGGGGATGCCTGCTCCGACACTGGCCTGACGCGCCGGGTTTTGACCATGACCTGGCACACACAAGatcaaatgaaaaataaatagaagtgacttaaattgtttttttatttgtgagATGTTGGACATCCATATCAACATTACCTGCCGTCAGGACGTGGCCCATGATGACTTCGGACACGTGTTCCGGCATCACTTCCGCCCGCTTTAGGACATCTTTAATCACCACTGAACACAGGTCGTGCAAAGGTACCGTGGACAAAGAACCATTTAAGGACCCTGAGGAGAAAAAGAAGACCAACACATAAACTATTCACGCTTATAACTGTGGACAATTTAGAGACTCCAATTAacatataatgcatgttttgggAGTGTGGGAGGAACTTGGTACCTGGAAAACCcgatatttatttttcttta from Nerophis lumbriciformis linkage group LG26, RoL_Nlum_v2.1, whole genome shotgun sequence encodes the following:
- the acat2 gene encoding acetyl-CoA acetyltransferase, cytosolic, which translates into the protein MNSNPVVIVSASRTPIGSLNGSLSTVPLHDLCSVVIKDVLKRAEVMPEHVSEVIMGHVLTAGHGQNPARQASVGAGIPYSVPAWSCQMVCGSGLKAVCLAAQSIQTGESTVVVAGGMESMSRAPHTLHMRAGVRMGNATLQDSMVADALTDAFHGYHMGITAENVAKQWGISREAQDMFALGSQNKAEAAQKAGYFQQEIVPVVVPSRKGPVEVTVDEFPRHGSNLESMSKLKSCFIKDSSGTVTSGNASGINDGAAATVLMSLSEASKRGITPMARIVSWAQAGIDPAIMGTAPIPAIRKATEKAGWHLDQVDLFEINEAFAAQSIAVVKELGLKEEKVNVNGGAISLGHPVGMSGCRVLVTLLHTLQRTGGRKGVASLCIGGGMGIAMCVERV